In Balaenoptera ricei isolate mBalRic1 chromosome 7, mBalRic1.hap2, whole genome shotgun sequence, a single window of DNA contains:
- the METTL8 gene encoding tRNA N(3)-methylcytidine methyltransferase METTL8, mitochondrial isoform X2 has product MSIRRGASGVKYESEASKYWDTFYKIHKNKFFKDRNWLLREFPEILPVGQKTEEKVKELSWNHVKVHAANCFSRMHCPTMPEEKDHYRESSGSSDGQNKAGSDFSNLDSKEHRKGPLKTELFPGSNATFRILEVGCGAGNSVFPILNTLQNAPEFFLYCCDFASGAVELVKSHASYRAAQCCAFVHDVCDDGLPYPFPDGILDVILLVFVLSSIHPDRMQGVVNRLSKLLKPGGMLLFRDYGRYDKTQLRFKRGHCLSENFYVRGDGTRAYFFTKGEVHDMFCKAGLNEKQNLVDRRLQVNRKKKVKMHRVWVQGKFQKPLPFT; this is encoded by the exons ATGTCAATAAGAAGAGGTGCCTCTGGAG tGAAGTATGAGAGTGAAGCTAGTAAATATTGGGACACATTTTATAAGATTCATAAGAATAAGTTTTTCAAAGATCGTAATTGGCTGTTGAGGGAATTTCCTGAAATTCTTCCAGTTGgtcaaaaaactgaagagaaggtAAAAGAATTATCGTGGAATCATGTAAAAGTTCATGCTGCAAATTGTTTCTCAAGAATGCACTGCCCTACTATGCCTGAAGAAAAAGATCATTATAGAGAAAGTTCTGGCTCATCAGATGGTCAAAACAAAGCAGGATCTGATTTTTCCAACCTAGACTCCAAAGAACACAGAAAAGGACCTCTGAAGACTGAATTGTTTCCTGGTAGCAACGCCACTTTCAGAATCCTAGAG GTTGGCTGTGGTGCTGGGAATAGTGTTTTTCCAATTCTGAACACTTTGCA gAATGCTCCAGAGTTCTTTCTTTATTGTTGTGATTTTGCTTCTGGAGCTGTGGAGCTGGTAAAG TCGCACGCGTCATACAGAGCAGCCCAGTGCTGTGCCTTTGTTCATGACGTTTGTGACGATGGCCTACCCTACCCTTTTCCAGATGGGATCCTGGATGTCATTCTCCTCGTCTTTGTGCTCTCTTCCATTCATCCTGACAG GATGCAAGGTGTTGTAAACCGACTGTCCAAGTTACTGAAACCTGGGGGGATGCTGTTATTTCGGGACTATGGAAGATATGATAAGACTCAGCTTCGTTTTAAAAGGG ggcattgtttatctgaaaacttTTATGTTCGAGGAGATGGTACCAGAGCATATTTCTTTACAAAAG GGGAAGTCCACGATATGTTCTGCAAGGCTGGGTTAAATGAGAAGCAAAATCTGGTCGATCGTCGCTTACaagttaataggaaaaaaaaagtgaaaatgcacCGAGTGTGGGTTCAAGGAAAATTCCAGAAACCATTACCCTTCACTTAA